The following coding sequences lie in one Glycine max cultivar Williams 82 chromosome 19, Glycine_max_v4.0, whole genome shotgun sequence genomic window:
- the LOC100793734 gene encoding importin subunit alpha-4, with protein MSERTGSGSGSDRTKRSNTSGVEPHESRRRKEENLIGVRRQKRARLRYPTLTAIPKLLQSLCSEYPALESQITSHLNTLLALDDQIPLIDDVLKDVVLPRFVKFLDDEKEPQFQLEALWVLTNFAEASSKHTKVVLEVGVIPRIVSILKYNSEVEILEQAIYALGLIADYSPSYRDRALSNGSLRPLLSLVESLPGSSMLIARTLCSLVQGKPPVNFQRVKNALPVLQKLIHTANEEVVSDACWALYHLSEGPEDQIQAIIEAGVCPKLVELLQHSSVAVISPALQTLGNIVTGDNAQKQIVVDNQVLPGLYQLLMRGNRKSIRIEACLAISNITSGNEAQIEAVLKANIIPQLVQILQQDELDIKSEAAWAIYNATAGGSHDNIRLLADQGCIKALCDILTCPDLTVVSVSLEGLENILKVVGEAAKEMVCGCEGLDKIQNLLTLTMECDENEDDENEDENEHEEKLEVFEIAHRILKTFWPELGLEENELENPLDGSLPFEVTNT; from the exons atgtctGAGCGAACTGGTTCTGGTTCTGGTTCTGACAGGACGAAGAGAAGCAATACGAGTGGAGTTGAGCCACACGAGAGTcggagaaggaaagaagagaACCTGATCGGCGTCAGAAGACAAAAACGTGCCCGTTTACGCTATCCG ACTTTGACAGCTATTCCCAAGTTGCTACAATCTCTATGTTCTGAGTACCCTGCCTTAGAATCGCAGATAACTTCTCACTTAAATACTCTGTTAGCACTTGATG ATCAAATCCCTCTGATTGATGATGTCCTTAAGGATGTTGTTCTCCCTCGCTTTGTCAAGTTCTTGGATGACGAGAAAGAACCCCAATTTCAG TTAGAAGCTCTATGGGTTCTAACCAATTTTGCGGAAGCATCATCCAAACACACAAAAGTTGTCCTTGAAGTTGGTGTCATTCCCCGCATTGTGAGCATTCTCAAGTATAACAGCGAAGTAGAAATCCTAGAACAG GCGATATACGCTTTAGGGCTCATTGCCGATTATTCCCCGAGCTATAGGGATCGTGCTCTTAGCAATGGTTCTCTTCGACCACTATTATCTCTGGTGGAATCACTTCCAGGATCGTCTATGTTGATTGCAAGGACACTTTGTAGTTTGGTCCAAGGAAAGCCTCCGGTGAATTTTCAACGG GTAAAGAATGCCTTGCCTGTCCTTCAGAAACTCATCCACACGGCCAATGAAGAAGTTGTATCAGATGCATGCTGGGCTCTCTATCACCTTTCGGAAGGCCCAGAAGACCAAATTCAAGCTATTATTGAGGCAGGAGTATGCCCAAAACTTGTGGAGCTTCTACA GCATTCATCAGTTGCAGTAATTTCACCTGCGCTTCAGACTCTAGGAAATATTGTTACTGGTGACAATGCTCAGAAACAG ATTGTAGTTGATAACCAAGTGCTCCCGGGTCTTTACCAACTTCTTATGCGTGGAAACAGAAAAAGCATCCGTATAGAAGCTTGTTTGGCAATCTCAAATATCACTTCTGGGAACGAAGCTCAAATAGAG GCTGTCCTTAAGGCCAATATTATACCTCAACTggttcaaattcttcaacaagaTGAGTTAGACATCAAGTCGGAGGCTGCCTGGGCGATCTATAATGCCACTGCTGGAGGATCTCACGACAATATCAG GTTGCTGGCGGATCAAGGTTGCATTAAGGCACTATGTGATATCTTGACCTGTCCAGACCTAACGGTTGTATCAGTTAGTCTGGAGGGGCTGGAGAACATTTTGAAGGTCGTGGGAGAAGCTGCCAAGGAAATGGTTTGTGGATGTGAAGGATTGGATAAGATTCAAAATTTGCTGACACTGACAATGGAATGCGATGAGAACGAAGATGATGAGAACGAAGATGAGAACGAGCACGAAGAGAAGCTAGAGGTTTTTGAGATAGCACATAGGATTTTGAAGACGTTTTGGCCAGAGCTTGGTTTGGAAGAAAATGAACTCGAGAATCCGTTGGATGGTAGTCTACCTTTCGAGGTAACCAATACCTGA